The Elaeis guineensis isolate ETL-2024a chromosome 3, EG11, whole genome shotgun sequence region GAAGCCGAGTCCAGGTTGATTTTAGAGGAGTAAAAGTTCAGAAAGAATATGGAAACTTCAGGTTTGCTATGAGTAGATATGCAGATGCTCCCAGATTCTTTTTCCCTCAATCTATGGACGTTTTTTTCTTTTGGTTGGATTATATATATACCAAATGCTCTTAAGGTCTACCCCAGGTGTCTTAGTAGATGTGGATTttagatattgctattcatattTAAAACATTTCCATGGAACTGTTTTAGATGGTATTTATGTACTCATGTAATGATGGCAgtggcatttaaaaaaaaaatgctggAACAAATTGATATTAGCTTGAGCAATACAGGTACTTGCATAATAAAAGTTCTGAAGAAACTTTGAATACGTTACACGACAAAAGTTTGCATGCACTTCGAAGTTATAATATATGGCTGGTTTCTGTTCGGGTTTCTTTGGTTCATGGCCAGTTCCACATGGCAAATGGACACTCACATACTGAGTAGCAAGCTTGCTCTGTGGCACGTAAAAGTTCACCTAAATGGATACTGATTCAACTCCTAATATATACCATTTTGTGGTTgtggtgtgttttttttttttttttttgtggggggccAAGTTGACCATTGGATGCCTTTGATAGTCAGGTACCTCGGTTGTTCAGGTTGGGAATTTTTTATCGCCTTCTGCTTCCTTTCTTCATACACGCTAGTTGAGAATAAGGTTGTCGGTTTCTTGAATttcttattaatattaatatggtTTTTTGGTTGTTCGGAAATGTGTCTTTTCCTTGCTTTCTGTTATTAAGATACAGAAgtaatagttttgaaattaaaccttatCCGATGCATTCTGAGTTAGATTTCACTGATCTTTGTTCTATTTTTTTGCTTTGTTTTATTACATATCCTCACCATGGCGTACTTTTGCAAATTTGCTTCTCTACATAACCCCTATGATTAACACATATGCATACGCATTCATGGATGCATCTGGGTATACATACATGCGTGTTTGTTTATGGTAGCATCAACTGCAGACTTATTCCCACCAACGCTTGGGTGTGTTTGTTTATACTATCTCCTCTCATCGTCTTTTTGTACCAATGATAATCtgatatgaaatttattttttcataccaaATTATCTCTAACCAAACAAATGCCGAAGGGACTAGAATAATTAATCTTATGCTCCTCTAGGGTGAATTTGGAAACAACACAATTGTATATTTTATGCTTTTACATTTCTTGATATATCAGTGATATGCTATATGTGGTACCTGGACCTATTTGACTAAAGACTTGCTGAGGGGGTCCTTGGTGCTTGAGGTGTTTGGGGAACAAACATGATGTTTGTCCCTTCTTGTCATATTCTGGAAGAGTGATTTTCAAGAAAAAtgttttattttattcaaatctgaGGTTGATTTTCAGGATGCTCTTAATCTCATCTAACTCATGTATTGGGCATGTTCTTTATgatattaaaagatatttttatttatttatctaaggGTTCATTTGATtgggatatattaatttattaagtaATATAATTTCTAGAAATTATTTATCTTAAAGAACGACtatggaaaaaaattaattttatcatgTTAGGTTGGAGATAACTTTATATGAAAAATTACCAAATTTTTAATAATACCTTTGGATAAATAATTTAAgcaatgatttttattttttattcgatCCATATATTGATCATTTATGGTCCACTTACATAAAGGCTATCAATATGAGATATTTCGATAGAAATATATTTACACAagtcaataaatatttttaaattaattatatattaaaaagtatatttttattataagtaaattttattatattttggtatacaaataaatatattaattattatgacTTATTGATGATTATAAATATTTGTTAATTATttgttaataattaatatttataaataaatatattaatacattaaataaatattattgatcaatattttaatatatttataatatataatataataatgatataatatatattaatataagagaAAATTATATCTCTTCAGGTTTGGGCCTTACATTTAAACTCTAAAAGTTTAAAAATGTCAATTAGCTACTAAACCTTCAAATTCATTATAGTGTGGCCTGACCgtctatttttattataaaatgttCTAATAATTCAacttttgtaaaattttaaaattatcattaaaattttaaaacgatCATTCCTGTTAATTTAGTAAGGGGCTCTTGTTTTAAGTGCGAATTGAAAAGGGGTGCTTAAGATATGCGCAAGTGAATGAATGACGAAGCATTAAGTGCTTTTAGAATTGTGCAAGTGAATGAATGACAAAAGACAtggtgctttgagatctatgcatatCAACAAATGATAAAAAATGGAGCATTTTGAGATTTATAAAAGCGGATGGATAAGAAAGGATagaatgctttgagatctatgcaagtgGATGGATGGTAGAAGATagaatgttttaaaattttaagctaGTAGATGAATAATAgaggatgaaatattttaaaatctatataagTGGATAGATGATAGaggatggagtgctttgagattcaTGTAGGTGGATGGATGATAGAGGATGGAATATTTTGAGATTTATGCAGGCGGATGGATGATAAAGAATGAAGTATTTTGACATCTATGCAGATAGATAAAGAATACAGGATGGAGTGTTTTGAGATCTAAGTGGATATATAACAAGAAGAAGTACTCTGAGATCTGTGCACATGGATGGATGATAGAGAAAGGAGCATTTTGAGATCTGTATAGATGGATAGATGATAGAGGTCGAGCACTTTGAGAACATTATAGGCGCACAAATGATAAAAGATGGAGTACATTGATATCTGTGCAAAATAGATGAATGATAGAGGATACGGTACTATTTGATCTATATAGATGGATGGATGAAAGATTATGTAGCACTTTAAGATTTGTGCAAACAAATAGATCATACAGTATTTTAAGATCTATGTAGATGGATGAATGACAGATGATAGAGTACTTTAAGATCTATACAAGTGAATAGATGATAGAAGATGaagtactttgagatctatgcatatGAAGGGATGCTAGgattgatttgagatctatgtcaATTGTAGATGATCGAGGATGaagtactttgagatctatacagATGGATGAATGATTGAGAATAgagtattttgaaatttataCAAGCAGATGAATGATAAAAAATTGAGTGTTTTGAGATTTGTATAAATGGATATATAGTTAAAGAACGAAGcactttgagatctatatagatGGATAAGAGAGGATGCAAAGCTTTGATATTTCTACAAGTGTATAGATGATAGAGAACGAAGTATTTTAAGATCTATACAGGTAGATGAATGGCAGAGGAtagattattttaaaatttatataagtgAATAGATGATAGATGATAGAGtgttttaagatttttgtagGTTAATAGATGATAGAAGTAGATTGGATGAATGTAAAGGATAGAATACTTTGATATTTATACAGATGGATAAATAATAGAGGATAGAATACTTTGAGATTATATGAAAGCTATAATCCATCCTCTTcgagatatttttatcttttttctcactttattaacgATGTTAAGATCCAATTGATGACTAGTCATATTataatgaatttgaaattttgatgaataattgatatttttaaaCTTTTAAGATCCAAATATAAATGGCTCAAACTAGGATATTTGCATAACTTTCTTTTAAATATaactaatattaattatatatataattaatataattttatataataataataattatataagtgAATGTATTTTTATCAAGaaatgataaatataaattttctcCACTTGGTAATctagtgtaaaaaaataaataccatCTCTAATGGTAtttgttttatcttttttttaaaaaaatagatatgagaCCTAATATTTATTTTACCATCTTTTTCGTCTACTTATTGTACCAAATACATAAATAACTTTCTGATTTATTTTTCCATACTAGATTATCTTAATCAAACATGCCTTAAgggtaaatttaatattttatgtaatttatttattttaaaaaaattacttggTTGTAGAGGTAGAATTAGAGGTGGTAATCAGGTCAGATTGGATGCTGGTCGGATGTGAGTCCGATTAAAAATTTGTCAATATAAATTCTACATGtttattaaacggatcagatgtgaatctgatttatttatttaatagatAATTTAATTCGagctatataatttatttattaaatagctgAAATCAGATACAatgaattaaataaatcaaaatagattaaataaattttaaatatattaaataaattttaaataaattaaataggttGGGTTATGATCGGATCCTTCACGTGAGAGATGCAACCCGAATTCAAACCCGAACCCGCCCCCGGACCCTGTAGTCGGTGGAGATAAGCGGTGGAAGGCATCGGACGGTTCAGGTAGCTGAATCCATAAAACGGTGAAACCGCCCTCTCTGGCTTTGTCGTCCCTAACCTTATCGTCGCCCCGTCTCATCTTTTGAGCTAAGAACCGtgatttctgcaaaaccctagcttGCGGAAAAGGTCCTCATCGTCCAAAACtctaatcttcttttctctccaccGATTTCTCTTTCCATTTCTTCTTTCTAGGATTTTAATTCGATCTCTTTCCGTTGTTTCTTTCTAGGCTTGTTTCTTGGGTTCCGGGTCGGATTTCTAGGTTTTAGGTCAGGGGTTTCGATCCCACGATAGGAATGGACTCCCTGGACGCGGAGATCGCCCGGGCCCAGGAGGAGCGGCGGAAGATGGAGGAGGTGGCGCCGCTCACCTCCGTCACTTTCGATGCCGACCTCTACGGCGGTGACAACCGTTTCGAGGGCTACGAGCGCTCCATTCCGGTCACCGAGGAGGACGACGACCAGGACGCCGACGGCCGCGATCTCGCCCGCCGGATGGCCTCCTACACTGGTCCCAAGTCCCTCAAAGAAATACCCAGGGGCGCCGAGGCAGAGGATGACTCCGGCTTCAAGAAGCCTCAGCGGATCATCGACCGGGAGGACGACTACCGGCGCCGGCGGCTCCAGAGAATCATATCGCCGGAGAGGAACGACCCGTTCACCACCGGGGAAGCCACGCCGGATCCCTCGGTGAGGACCTATGCTGATGTGATGAGAGAACAGGCGCTCCAGAGGCAGAAGGAGGAGATGCTGAAGGAGATCGctaagaagaaggaggaggagaaaaataAGGTGGCAGCAGAGCCGGCTCCTCCGGCCCAGAAGAGGAGGAACAGGTGGGACCAGTCGCAGGAGCCCGATGCCGCAGCCAAGAAAGCGAAGACTACGTCCGATTGGGATGCTCCTGACTCGACTCCTGGGATAGGGCGATGGGATGCGACTCCAACCCCTGGGAGGGTTGCTGACGCCACTCCTTCGGTAAGGAGGAACAGATGGGATGAGACGCCGACTCCTGGACGATTGGCTGATGCTGATGCCACGCCTGCTGCTGGTGGAGCCACCCCTGGTCTAACCCCAACAGGCATGACATGGGATGCAACTCCCAAGCTCGCAGGCCTTGCCACCCCTACGCCCAAGCGCCAGAGGTCGAGGTGGGATGAGACCCCAGCAAGCATGGGCAGTGCCACACCATTGCCTGGTGCCGCAACCCCAGCAGCTGCATTCACTCCCGGGATTACTCCGGTTGGTGGGGTTGATCTCGCAACCCCAACCCCTGGGGCTATCAATCTGCGTGGCGCCATCACTCCAGAGCAGTATAATCTGCTGAGGTGGGAGAGGGATATTGAGGAGAGGAACCGCCCATTGACCGATGAAGAGCTTGATGCGATGTTCCCACAAGAAGGGTACAAGATTCTCGACCCACCTGCATCTTACGTGCCAATAAGGACCCCTGCGAGGAAGCTATTGGCTACGCCTACTCCCTTGGGCACTCCTCTTTATGCGATCCCTGAAGAGAATCGTGGGCAGCAGTTTGATGTTCCAAAAGAGGCTCCTGGTGGGTTGCCTTTCATGAAGCCTGAGGATTACCAGTATTTTGGGGCTTTGTTAAATGAAGAGGAAGAGGAGCAGCTCTCTCCAGAGGAGCAGAAGGAGAGGAAGATCATGAAGCTATTGCTCAAGGTGAAGAACGGGACGCCGCCACAGAGGAAGACAGCACTTCGGCAGCTCACAGATAAGGCCCGGGAGTTTGGGGCTGGCCCACTCTTCAACAAGATCTTGCCTTTGCTTATGCAACCTACCCTTGAGGATCAAGAGCGCCACCTTCTGGTCAAAGTTATTGACAGGGTGCTATATAAACTAGATGAGCTGGTTCGGCCTTTTGTTCACAAAATTCTTGTTGTTATAGAGCCTCTTTTGATTGATGAGGACTATTATGCTCGTGTGGAAGGGAGAGAGATTATTTCCAACCTTAGTAAAGCAGCTGGTCTTGCCACTATGATTGCTGCAATGAGGCCGGATATTGATAATATTGATGAGTATGTGAGAAATACAACGGCAAGGGCTTTCAGTGTGGTGGCTTCTGCTCTTGGTATTCCTGCTCTTTTGCCATTTCTTAAAGCTGTCTGCCAGAGTAAGAAGTCCTGGCAAGCGCGGCACACAGGTATCAAGATTGTGCAGCAGATTGCAATTCTTATGGGATGTGCTGTTCTTCCGCACCTAAGGTCCCTCGTGGAAATTATAGAGCATGGTCTCAGTGATGAGAATCAGAAGGTGAGAACTATTACTGCCCTGTCTCTTGCTGCACTTGCTGAAGCAGCTGCACCTTATGGTATAGAGAGCTTCGATTCAGTGTTGAAGCCTCTTTGGAAGGGTATTAGATCTCATCGTGGGAAGGTTCTTGCTGCTTTCTTAAAGGCAATTGGTTTTATCATTCCTCTCATGGATGCGGTATATGCAAGTTATTACACAAAGGAAGTGATGATTATACTGATCCGCGAGTTCCAGTCACCAGATGAGGAGATGAAGAAGATTGTGATAAAAGTTGTCAAGCAGTGCGTGAGTACAGAGGGTGTGGAGGCAGATTACATCCGGAATGACATTCTTCCCGAGTTCTTCAGAAACTTCTGGGTCAGGAGAATGGCTCTGGACCGCCGGAATTACAGGCAGCTTGTGGAAACAACTGTGGAGATAGCAAACAAGGTAGGAGTTGCAGATATTGTAGGAAGAGTTGTGGAGGATCTTAAAGATGAGAGTGAGCCTTACAGGCGTATGGTGATGGAGACTATTGAAAAGGTTGTTGCCAACTTGGGGGCTTCGGATATTGATGCTCGGTTGGAAGAGCTTCTTATTGATGGGATTTTGTATGCCTTCCAAGAACAGACAAGTGATGATGCGAATGTCATGCTGAATGGATTTGGTGCTGTAGTGAATGCCCTTGGGCAGAGGGTTAAACCTTACCTTCCACAAATCTGTGGTACCATAAAATGGCGTCTGAACAACAAGAGTGCGAAAGTCAGGCAGCAAGCAGCTGATCTTATATCACGGATTGCCGTTGTCATGAAGCAGTGCCATGAAGAGCAACTGATGGGTCATCTTGGTGTTGTTCTGTATGAGTACCTGGGTGAGGAGTACCCTGAGGTCTTGGGATCTATTTTAGGAGCATTGAAAGCCATAGTTAATGTTATTGGTATGACTAAAATGACACCACCTATCAAGGATCTGCTTCCCAGACTGACCCCCATCTTAAAGAACAGACATGAGAAGGTCCAGGAGAACTGTATCGACCTTGTTGGTAGGATTGCTGATCGTGGTGCCGAGTTTGTCCCTGCCAGAGAGTGGATGAGGATCTGTTTTGAGCTTCTTGAAATGTTGAAGGCACACAAGAAGGGTATCAGGAGAGCGACTGTGAACACTTTTGGATATATTGCAAAAGCTATCGGGCCGCAGGATGTCTTGGCAACCCTTCTGAACAACCTGAAGGTACAAGAGCGTCAGAATCGTGTGTGTACTACTGTTGCTATTGCCATAGTTGCAGAAACTTGCTCTCCATTTACGGTTTTGCCTGCCCTTATGAATGAGTACCGTGTGCCGGAGCTGAATGTTCAGAATGGGGTTTTAAAGTCTCTCTCTTTCCTATTTGAGTACATAGGAGAAATGGGCAAGGATTACATATATGCTGTTACACCTTTGCTCGAGGATGCTTTGATGGACAGGGATCTTGTTCATAGGCAGACTGCTGCTTCAGCTGTTAAGCACATGGCTCTGGGAGTTGCTGGGTTGGGTTGTGAGGATGCACTAGTTCATTTGCTTAATTATGTGTGGCCGAACATATTTGAGACCTCTCCCCATGTTATAAATGCTGTGATGGAAGCCATTGAAGGGATGAGGGTTGCATTAGGTGCTGCTGTCGTTCTGAATTACTGTCTTCAGGGTTTATTCCATCCAGCAAGAAAAGTTCGGGAGGTGTATTGGAAGATCTACAACTCACTGTATATTGGATCCCAAGATGCACTTGTGGCTGCTTATCCAGTGTTAGATGATGAGGAGAACAATATATTTAGCAGGCCAGAGCTTATGATGTTCATTTAAACATGCCATGAAGTCTAGAAGCTTCTTACACATTGAAAAATATTTGATGCTTCTGTTATATAAATAGGTATGTTGGCTAAGCTGTATATCTAGTGTTGTTACTAGCTTAATCTTCTTTCCCTTTTTGTTGAAGTTGGGAACCTGCATCCGTTCTActgcttttgtttatttttcctTCAAAAACTTGCCACTGAGGTTACTCATTCTTAATTATAGAGATCTGTTATTAAGTATCAAAATTCTCTCAGATCTCTGTATTTTCTTTGGCAATGATCTTCACTTGCCTTTAGGTGAAGAAAAAGATAATCTTCCTGATGAACACATGCTGGATAGATATGGCTTTCAGGATTTACAGTGATGGAAAAAGATTTAGGAATataaagttctttttttttttaaaataattggaGGGAGTGGGTTGTGTCTCTGTGTGTCGAAGTTTTATCATCTCTGTGTTATTTGAGTGATGGGCTAAGTTTTGTTGAATAGGGTATCTGATATGGGCTTGCTGCTGACTTTACTAGAAGGGCTTTTGATTTACAATTTGTTATAGGACATACCAATTATTTACACGGTCTCAGAAATGGTATGACTTGTGCCTCGCATTAACTGATGTAAAGATGTGAATTAAATAACATTAACTTAAGCCATGGTACATTTAATTTTAGGCTGCAGAAATGTGCTGGTAGGTTTGGTCAAGAGTTTGTTAGTACTAGTTGTAGGTTCAGTTATTAATGTTTGTCAATCTATATACTGAGTATACATAAAAGAAAATACGGTGAACAGAATAAAATGGACTTGTTATGAGGTGCTGGAATCAAAAGATAAGCTATCTAATGATTGTTAGAATGTGTGTTCCCTAGGATTTTTGATTGGATTCAACTTTGTGAGAGGTCCATCTGAAATCTGTCATGTTGAACATAATATATGAAGGAGTTGATGTTCTctcctgtgtgtgtgtgtgtgtgtggttggGAGGTGGAGGAGAGCACTGGTATTGCTGTGGGTTTTGGTGGACTgatggagggagggagggagagcggGAGAGAGAGAGTGGGAGGCAATTACTGTTAAGGATTCATTCTGTCTTGGTTAATCAGTAATGTTGACATTGGTAATCTTTGCTTGCTTGATTTATTGCTACAAGGCAATAGAGGAGTCCTGCTGCAAAAGTAGTGAGGGGAGTCAATTCTGAGCTGCAATATGGTTTATTTGATTTGCCAAGCCCAAACCCCCTGTCCTGTCACCCctaaaaaggggaaaaaaggaataagaagaataagaaagagcAGAGATTAGCACGAACATGCATTAAGTTCTTATTATGTCTCATGCTAAAATGATGGCATGTTGAGCTTAGTccaatttattgatttatttgtaAACTTGTGCCATTCACTCTTTGCTGCGGAAAATTGATTGATGgaataatttagataaaatcGGTTTCTTCATGTTATCTTGCAGATTTCCCTCTGTTATCATTCAACTTAACATGGACACATGTTCTTACTGATGCATTGTGGTGCgcattttgatttttaattattatagaaTTGTGTTCCATGACCTTGATGAGGCTTAATTAGTTCTATACTCTTCTATCTTTTGTTTTGTGATAGTTTAGTCTGGTATTATGCATGGTGTTGAGTTGGCCCTAGCAAAATTAGAATTTTATGAATAGGCATGGTATATGACGGTCACAAGTTGTAAAATAGGAGACTCTTTAGTGTTGGTTTTCTGAAACCTGTATGACTGTTTTCAGCTCAACAGGCTGATCGttactttttccttttcttctcccttgcttcctctctctttcttctcttgttcAGAGAAGGATAGGCAATTCAGTTATAGCTCATCAGAGTATTAACCCCTTTGTTAGCAATTATTGAAGCCCTCATACTGTGTAAAAATTGACTTCCTGAATAATATCCTCATCCGCTTGTGTATGCGTTCTAAAAATCCCTTCCCTGTCTTTCCTTAGAAGTGCTAATGTGGACAGGGCTCTTAAAACTTGAATCTTGGCCATCTTGATAGTTTGCCAATACCAATATGTGCAAAGTGCTTGTTTTATCTAATGCAAGATGATTCGTTGGAAATTCTTGGAAATAGCTGATATACTCATATCTCAGTTGGTTTTATTGGAATCATGGTATTGGAAAAGTGGTAGACTTAGTGTTAACGGTTGTTTGTGCTATTTTAAGGTGCTATTTTAAGGTGTTAATTTTAGTATCAATATTTAGAATTGTATGTGAGAGATCACAGAATCTTGGCAGATGCATCGTACCTACTTGCTGATATTTTGAGTTGATCTATGAGTTGTACAAATTTCTCCTCTTATTGACAGCGACAAGTCATCATTCATCAAGATAGAAGCCATTCTTGCCTTTGTCCTTTTATGTGTTTGAAGCACCAAAAACTTATCTCTCTGCTTGTATTGTTCTCATGTCTAGACCATATATCAGGACTCTATGGGCTAGAGATTCTAAGTTCCGATACTAACTTGATTCAATTAAGGATGGTAATCCTTCAATCTGTTCAACTTGAATCTCTCGAATAAgctaataaataataagaattctaCAAAGCAGGTCTTAAgccctttattttttattaattttttaatgattcatAGATTCTGGTGTGTATCATAGGCGGAAAGTGGAGTCcatcttttttctttcattttatttgTTCTCGTTTCTTCAATACTATGGAATATGCCTATCTAGTAAGGTCCTTTTTGACTATGCTTTTTCTTCTAGTTGAAAGAGGAGAACATGTAAGTTTTCTACTATTGTTTGATTGCATTCTTCTTTTAGTTATAAGAGAATgtcgacttctctttttctatgctACTGAAGTCTAGCCTAAATTAGGTTGGCTTCCTCTCCCGATTAAGATCTCAATTTTTATGACCAATATTGAGATATTCTTCCCAGATTATAGGTTATATGGTTTCCTAAAGGTTTGGTTCTCGATTGAATCTTCGATACGGTATTTTTTTGCCCTTGAAGCTTGTCTTAATCTACTCGAAGTGGCCAGATTGGTCCAGGTGGATCAGATGGTCATCCTGGATCAGTATTGATGGAGGGTGGAAGGAGAGAGCTGCATGTGACAAAAGGTGGTGGTCTCCATTATTCTAATTCTTGCTCAGTGTGTATAGTTTCAGTGCACTTTTTTCTAAATTGTTGTTCATGAGGCTTGTTTTGGCTGTAAAGATCAAATTATATTTCCTTTTTGATGCTTTCTTGTGGAATATCATGCTGGATGGGTGATTTCCTATTCTGCCTTTCAATTGTCACTCGTTGGTAGATTGTCAGCAAAATGCATTGTTTAAATTTTCAAGACTTAAGCATGCCAAACTTCATTGTCTAGCTCTAAATCAACATTACTGTTCTTGTTTCAGCTAAAAGAAGTTTTTAGTAATTTAGTTTGGTtaattttcatttttttgtttGGTAGTTCTGGAATTCAAACTTGATATGTTGACCTTATGAGAGTTTGTTTGGTTTCGTAGGTCTCTGGCATGGCTTTATGGTTCTGAGTTACCTCTCCATGACAATTGGCAGTTGAGTTTTGCTTCATAATGCATCTGTACTGTGTCAACTAAACTGTCAAATAATGTCTGTGGACATTTTATGGTGGTTGGTTTCTGTTCTTCATTTTGCTAATTGGCTAGTGAGCTGCTGCAGGCAGTGGTGCGGACTAGAGAAATTATAGTATTAAATGTTGACAAACTCCTTAAATGAATTATCTTTGATCATCATCGTGTATTTGTGTGATGGGTGTCTGGTTCCTTGTGTTGCTTGCTCCATCGTATATCATTTATGGCATGTCTATTAGATATTCCACTCTTATATAGGCTTAGTTTGGAAGCGGGATAGGCTTTTATGGGGATGACTTGTGTCGTCTCTGTAAGGTGCAACTTATACCGGAATAGATTGGGATAAGCAGGGATTAGAAAATTAGATTCTAGAATAAGTTATTAAATTCCTATTTAGTAATTACTTAATATATATGTGCAGgctattttttggataaaatatATACGCatgtgtttttttattttttattttttatcaatattttttaacaAATGTTTTTCCTAATCAAGGGTAATTAAAAACAGAGATATTACAGTTCTGGGGAATCAAAGGGAACCACTGATTCCTGGTTATTTTCAGTTTGAGTGTACCATTGGAtttttttcccttccagttgATTGTTTGGGAGTTGGGGTTAATTCTGTTATTCTATCGATTACTTGCTTCTCAGCTTTGGTCAGAGTAATGCTACCTGCTGCAACTTCCATCTTTGACAATGTACATGTATCAAGCAGATCTGATTCGAAGCTCCGATGGATTATATGCTGCTGTAATCTTCTTAATTTCTTGAATAAAtttgtttttttttattcatctttaTCTTTCTGTCTGCATTGCACCTCTCATGGTAAGTACATTAAAGGAGTAATCTGTTTCAAACATTAAAAACAATGTTTATAATTAAAGTCCTTGCAAGTCTATTATGAATCTCATCAAAAGAAAGTACAAAACATAATACTCAGCAGCTACCATTGAGTAGCTTTATATGTTAAGTGGCATCATGGAAGGGTTTGTTTATGTATCTTGATTGACTaattgaattctccatgctgttCCAGGTTACCATTCAGAAGGAAATATTCATTTGTCAGATCAAATAGCTTCTTGTTATTAGGATACAGAAGTAGTAGTTTTGAAATTACACCCTATC contains the following coding sequences:
- the LOC105041847 gene encoding uncharacterized protein; the protein is MDSLDAEIARAQEERRKMEEVAPLTSVTFDADLYGGDNRFEGYERSIPVTEEDDDQDADGRDLARRMASYTGPKSLKEIPRGAEAEDDSGFKKPQRIIDREDDYRRRRLQRIISPERNDPFTTGEATPDPSVRTYADVMREQALQRQKEEMLKEIAKKKEEEKNKVAAEPAPPAQKRRNRWDQSQEPDAAAKKAKTTSDWDAPDSTPGIGRWDATPTPGRVADATPSVRRNRWDETPTPGRLADADATPAAGGATPGLTPTGMTWDATPKLAGLATPTPKRQRSRWDETPASMGSATPLPGAATPAAAFTPGITPVGGVDLATPTPGAINLRGAITPEQYNLLRWERDIEERNRPLTDEELDAMFPQEGYKILDPPASYVPIRTPARKLLATPTPLGTPLYAIPEENRGQQFDVPKEAPGGLPFMKPEDYQYFGALLNEEEEEQLSPEEQKERKIMKLLLKVKNGTPPQRKTALRQLTDKAREFGAGPLFNKILPLLMQPTLEDQERHLLVKVIDRVLYKLDELVRPFVHKILVVIEPLLIDEDYYARVEGREIISNLSKAAGLATMIAAMRPDIDNIDEYVRNTTARAFSVVASALGIPALLPFLKAVCQSKKSWQARHTGIKIVQQIAILMGCAVLPHLRSLVEIIEHGLSDENQKVRTITALSLAALAEAAAPYGIESFDSVLKPLWKGIRSHRGKVLAAFLKAIGFIIPLMDAVYASYYTKEVMIILIREFQSPDEEMKKIVIKVVKQCVSTEGVEADYIRNDILPEFFRNFWVRRMALDRRNYRQLVETTVEIANKVGVADIVGRVVEDLKDESEPYRRMVMETIEKVVANLGASDIDARLEELLIDGILYAFQEQTSDDANVMLNGFGAVVNALGQRVKPYLPQICGTIKWRLNNKSAKVRQQAADLISRIAVVMKQCHEEQLMGHLGVVLYEYLGEEYPEVLGSILGALKAIVNVIGMTKMTPPIKDLLPRLTPILKNRHEKVQENCIDLVGRIADRGAEFVPAREWMRICFELLEMLKAHKKGIRRATVNTFGYIAKAIGPQDVLATLLNNLKVQERQNRVCTTVAIAIVAETCSPFTVLPALMNEYRVPELNVQNGVLKSLSFLFEYIGEMGKDYIYAVTPLLEDALMDRDLVHRQTAASAVKHMALGVAGLGCEDALVHLLNYVWPNIFETSPHVINAVMEAIEGMRVALGAAVVLNYCLQGLFHPARKVREVYWKIYNSLYIGSQDALVAAYPVLDDEENNIFSRPELMMFI